A region of the Sideroxydans lithotrophicus ES-1 genome:
ACAACAAGAGCGGACATCATGAGTACAAAAGGGCAACAATTACAAGACCCGTTTCTGAACGCGCTGCGTAAGGAACATGTTCAGGTCGCCATCTATCTGGTCAATGGCATCAAGCTGCAAGGCCAGGTCGAATCGTTCGATCAATATGTGGTGTTGCTGAAAAACACTGTCACCCAGATGGTCTATAAGCACGCTATTTCCACTATCGTTCCCGCCCGCGCTGTCACCATCCCGTTCGACGCAGAGTAATGCACGAGTCAACGACTGCCGCCAATACGGCGGTATTGGTCAGTCTCGATTTTGGTGCTCCGGATTATGCAGAAAGTTTGGAAGAACTGCGTTTGCTGGCCGAAAGCGCCGGCGTGCGGACACTTGCGCTGGTAGAAGGCAAGCGGCAGCGCCCCGATGCCTCAATGTTCGCTGGCAGCGGCAAGGTGGAGGAGATCGCCGCCCTGGTTGAGGAACTGGAAGCACCGTTGGTCATATTCAATCACGACCTGTCTCCTGCGCAGATGCGCAACCTTGCCGCCAAGATACAGACACGAGTGATCGACCGCACCATGCT
Encoded here:
- the hfq gene encoding RNA chaperone Hfq — encoded protein: MSTKGQQLQDPFLNALRKEHVQVAIYLVNGIKLQGQVESFDQYVVLLKNTVTQMVYKHAISTIVPARAVTIPFDAE